In Maniola jurtina chromosome Z, ilManJurt1.1, whole genome shotgun sequence, the genomic window aatcgttaaatatttaattatatcttttattttctttctatcTCCTACAATATTTCATGATCAAcgcattgccggcccactactgagcacgggtctcttctcagagtgaaaaggatttaggccatagtctgccacgctggcccaatgcggattggcaaacttcacacgtcgttgagtaggtacatggggaactctcaggcatgcaggttttctcactatgttttccttcgccgttataaagcaagtgatatttatttgcttaaaaccagcttaaaacgcacataactgaaaaattagaggtgcgtgcccgggatcgaatcatcgaacccccgacttccgattaggagccggagtGTTCTAACCATtgggctatcacagcttctacAATATTACTTATTTGTATTGCTATCAATGAGCtgttaattttttagggttccgtacctcagaaggaaaaatggaaccgttataagatcactttgttgtctgtccgtccgtccatcgtgtctgtcaagaaaacctatagggtacttcccgttgacctacaatcatgaaatttggcgggtaggtcGGTCTTATGTGCTATAAgttaagtaaaggaataaatccgaaaaaattaaaatgtgtttcaattttcaaagtaatttaagaactataccaagcggggtatcatattatgaaagagctttacctgtatattctagaacagattttttatttattttatgcataatagtttttaatttatcgtgcaaaatgtcggaaaaattacccgactacggaaccctcggcgcgcgatgctgactcgcacttggccggttttttcaaattaCCCAACTTCGGTTTTCATTCAATTCTATTCCAgtcaaaatttattttgtaaactgtttctaaaatgcataaaaatgaaacaaGGTATATAAATATTGTGACTCGTCGACTATCTAGCGCTGGAGCGATGTGTGTGTTAGCATAGTATAGAGTGTGCCATTGTGACGGTATGCTCACAATTGTACGCGCGAGACTGACCCTGGGAAACTGTGATAAAGGTGATAAATCCAGAACGATCGCAACGAGGATATGTAGCGCTGCGACGCTTGCTCTAACGCCAGTACCGAAGCACGATGGTGTTATCGCTTCTGATAAAGAATAGCTTGAATACACTGAGCTGCCGATGCGCCAGATCCAAGCGAACGCGAGCAAACCAGCCAGCAATTCTTCTGGCCCGGGcataacatttttgttttgaatagttgattattattaattaattatgatttCATGAGAGTATAATATCATGATGTATGTGATTTAGATTTACGTTGGGTTTAGGTTTAAGAATGGTTTAAGACCAAGACGCCATTGTGACAGTCAgtatcaaagagtatgtaatcactacggtGGCAGAGATCAAGAAACATGCTGCTCTCTGACAGAGATATAGGTAATATCATAGACATAcgaattttcgcttcgctcaggTAATATAGTAATACTTAAATTCACCAAAATActcgtattattttattttattcattgactCAGTTGACATACCACTTTGgctggtaggtataatattatatagtttgacttatattttatactagacgGTGCCCACGGCTTTACCCGATTTAGGTTTTAGAAAACACgagggaacttttgattttccaggacagaAAATAGCCTTATAGCGCTAGGACCCCAcgaaagtagtagtagtaagtagTTTTAATGGTATATgagtaaaaaaaactttggaGGTCTAATTTATGAAGGCATAGTTTATATGGAATGGATATGAGAATGGACATGGAATAAAATATCTGGGTGCCTGTGGGGTGCAAAAAAAGAAACCTCACACCGCCGGCAAACTGACCCAAGACGGTCCTATCTGCGTTCTATTTGTTTCCACCCTTATAGGTACAGGCAGAGATGACTAGGTGCACACCTTGGTAGACCCATTAAATAAATCGACGGCGCCGCGCGGCGTCGCAAGTGTTACCATGAGGGAGTCCTTATCTCAGCCGTTTTCATAGGTACGTGATATTTTAAATGCACTTAGCAtttcttcttattttaaaaactctGTGTGAAAGTTGTTGTCCCTTTGTATAATTGAAACCGTGAATTAATATTGTTGTAGAAAATGTGCTCGAAAAGataataatgtttattaatatagataataattatcgtGATACGATTAGTAATGATAGATACTGTCCTTTCAAATCGACCAGTGGCCAGAGGACTGTGATAGCGTGGGGTGATCTTGGAGTGAATAGGCGGTGAAATGACGAGCAATGGGAAAAATAGACTACCACCTGAGTTGGTCACTACGACTTGTCTCTCCGGCGGCCTGGCCATTGTAAGTTTAAATGTgttattcattattttatatctataaaacacaaaaaatgtttctaaaaaaattcTACCAATGTCCGTTATAGGAAACCATCCAATGATGTACCCCAAACCAGTGTCactagaaaggcaataatggaAAAATGGTTTCGGCTAAGTCGTTCATTATATTACTTCGACATTGTTTAATTGGCCGATTcatccaaataaaataaaaaatgtggaGATCGTTTGCCCGCTGTATGTAAAAGTGAGTAGGCTGATAGATTTTGGCTACGAGAAACGTCGGGGCTTTCAGATTTGCATTTATTATTAGTAACTGTAAAACATCGATGTGTAAAACGAATTGATAAAATCTTttctgtataataataatgtcaaaTTTTACAGGCGCTTCGCACGCGCTTATTGGTTATgtcacacgggatttttaacaagtgtaaattaaaaatttataacacccccgacaagtgaaggttacagtaactagaaaagagctgataactttcaaacggcagaaccgattttcttggactattccgcgcttacgatccaaagtacctgagttttccaaaacatcattttcaaaaaaataattatgtatgtaggcaacgtccatcttgacagcttgacatttgtcaattgacataatattatgaacctaacggttatctaaccttcttttctacaagaaaactagaaaagagctgataacttttaaacggctgaaccaatttttttggattatagctaagaacactttcgatcaagccacctttcaaacaaaaaaaagtaaattaaaatcggttcattcgtttaggcgctacgatgccacagacggatacacagatacacagttacacagatacacagacacacagatacacagatacacacgtcaaacttataacccctctttttgggtcgggggttaaaaacctatatctacgcgaacgacgccgtgggcatcggctagtcaataATAGAATCCAAACCATAGTaacatagataggtacatagcAATGATACAATGTAACTAGAACGCTGGCTACGCTACCCTCTTGAATAGTCATTCCAAAAATAATATACTGGCCAACTGGCCAATATTTCTTAGGTGGATTCCGTGGGAAAGAATgttagatctttaaaaaaatggtcaagtgcTAGTtagactcgcatacgaagggtccTGTACTATACGAGTATACAAGAAATGAtactcttttaaaaaaaattatagctgccattttcaaatttttatttttataacggcaacagaaatacacattttgtgaaaatttcaactctctacctattacggttcaagagatacagcccgtttatagacagacggacggacggcctgACAGCGGAGTCTTGGAAGTGTGCCACCTTCGGGCTAAGGATCTAGTATTTTCCCCCCACATTAAGTAAGTTACTCATGAACATCAACTTTACAGTCTCGCGATCCTTCTATGCGTCACACATACTTACTCATTTTTCATTTCCTTAAGTATTAAGCAGTTATCTTTTAGGGAATGTTAAACGGTGATTAGGTTTATACTCGAAATACGCCATTTGTATTAAAAGAAAGATAacaatgtatataatataatatgttccCGATATTAATGGTTAGTTTACCGCATTGCCTTAGTAGACTAATTGGTATAAATAACTAGTATGTATAAAATAGTCATGATGTTGTTTATAGCTTCACCATTATCATTATTCACCAATTATAGACCATGGCTACAAATCTTGTAGGACTTCCACACGGTTCCTGTTTAGGTTGGACGAATTTCAaaggtgtctggcagggggttttCACGATACTAAGTGACTGGCAATGCATGCCGTGATTTATAAAACCATTCCgaagaaaatgtaaaaattagcctatatacTTTGACTTTAGATTttgtacattaattattattacttgttGTCTCCtataaagccaccatgatccaaacttcatagtcgccgaTCGTACCTCTCTGTGCTGGGGGCGATActcagagaaactttcagctttttttaaaataacgaaggtctgtcTCGCGCTGCCTCTCAGTCCATAAATTTAGCTAACGCATGGACATTAGATACATGTTTTCAATATTATGTAGAACGTACCTACCTTATGTTGTGACTTTTTAGCACGGGAGAACCCTGGTAATAAAGTCACGTAAAAATTGTCCGTCCATACTCCAGTGGATGCTTCTGCCTATAAGACATATTTTGTAAAGTAACAAAAAACCAGACGTCATTCTAAATCTGATATatgaacattatattattaactaggacagattttaataattttcccaACATTCAATTTTCTGATTTATCTTCCCCGATCACTATTATCATATGGGTAGGTACTTCTACTTACTTATGAATATTCATACGCGCGATTCGTAACACATGAACGATTTTATCGATTGATGTTGCAATGTtatctaggtatattaaaatatctaaagctaggtaaataaaatattattttgcttcGCCTAGTACGGCTGTTGGCCGTGTCCAACGCAGAACGGCCTAATGATTTCCTAACTTAGCTAAACGATAGCCACCataccttcctcatccacccacttcccgtcCCCTGGAACACCCACACCGTCAGTCCAGCGGTTTGGAGGTcgcccacactgcgcttgctggtacgcggtctccactccagaacacatctACCAACAATTCTTACAATGcattaaaatactattttttccTACTTAGAAAAACTTAAATACCGGCGGACAAAAGGGTATCATTTAGTAAATAATACGTTTACTTACCACTTTTCAGGTTCTTTCACTGACAAATATAGTGCTTAGCATTCTAGTCATTGTCTACCGACAAAACTGTTCTGTGGCCGAAACCCAGCATAATGGCGCGGAGTACTTTCTGATCATCATGATAAAAACTTACATTTTACGTGAGTATATCTAGTTCCAATCAAAACCTAACTGAGCAATGACGCGTATCCACGCAGCTTCTAGAATTTGTGTTTATCATCAACAATCCaacgccggctcactactgagaacaggtatcctctcagaatgagatggatTTGGCTCACTCCAGTAGAAAatgttatagatacctacttggaATTGTCTGAGAAGTTCACCACGCGCTTATACGCTGTGCTCCTTCATAAAGTGCAGGTAAAGACGGTCTGGGTCCACGTAGGTAATGCAACGTTCCTATCACAGTACAATTAATTGCCGGTGATAGCTATAGTAGTTAGTACGTCGACCTCCTAGTTGGGGGCCTGGGGTTCGATCACGCACGCACTTAACGCACGAGTTTAaccaataaaatatcacatgcTTTTCATCTTGATGAAATCTGCATGCATatgagttctccattatgttctcaaacctgtgtgaagtttgccaatacgcacttggccagcgtggtagactactgCTAacctcttcttattctgagaggaaaacCGTGCTCAGTTGGGTTGGATTGGCGTTTCAGATGGGTTGGATGGGATGATAATGATGTACAATTAATAAcacgatcatcatcatcatcgcgtgcttTCTTTATAACGAAGTTTGGTGATCATCATCCGATAAGCTTCTCAATATAAAGGCACCTCTtttaacttcgggtaactaagccctgccTAGCCACCATATCATCCAATTATTTGCGTGTTTAATAACAtaggtattacctacttatCCTTACCCGTTCAGTGTTTATCCTTTTAGATGAAGATTGTGCTCACTCGTTGCAAGTAGAAAATCTAACGAAGGCAGAGTCCGTCTTTATACTGTCAATAATCATTCTGGTTTTCGCGTTCATCAATTTTCTGACGGCCGTCACAGTGATCTCAGGTAATATTTGATTTGTAATgttttacctttttttaaattcaattggaaatattacaaaaaacttaaagctagccatATCTAATTACTACACAAATCGTGCCCGCGTGGAAtgttgccaagaatactggctgcatttccgcgctggacagccaggctgatccgttgtgaaaaaaatgagccagcccttctgtcactcGATGAGGCTATTACTCgtggtgaaatgtctcgtaattttttttagcagaAATGTAACTCTCGGTAAGAGAGTGATAtacttgccgttttcagccatttttgCTGCGGCTTCCGGTCTTGATGCTGCTGATGTGACACGGAGCCAATGtttgtacctatctaatatcggaataaagaaaatattaatctATCTTTCCTCAGCttagaaaaacatttttggaaATGCGCATTGGTAATTTACGCGGTAAAGAGGGGTTCATTCGTAGTGCGCGACATACAAACtaagtttggctctcatttaaatactaacctatcaaactcaataaaattttgtggaTACATTCTGGAAACTAACATCGATGTCTGTCAGTGGCATTCCAATTTCCgctatttcaatttcaaagtaacacggtctcaagaatttacatacaaatcttttaaccaatctaattttaaaactaatactTGTTAATATTGACAAACTAgacacatagatattagtttctatatgagtttgattggttaatattcgaATGAGGACCAAATtacttttgtatggagcgagtgacggacagTCCTCTAATAATAATAGACGTATACCTGCCGTATTTTATATCATGCCGCACTTGTAGCAaaagttattaactatttttcttaaaattttcCAGTGGTGAACCATGATGAGCGTATCAGAAACGTGGACGTATTTATTTATGTCTACCTAGGCTCAAGTCTGGCGCTGTTAGTGGTGGACATAACACTCGGTGTACATTTCGGAATGGACCACGAATATTTGAAGAAAACGTTGGTATGTTTCAAACTGTCTTAGGCCACGATCGTTTTGCATGCGTTTTCATACGAAATTCGGTCGTGTGAAAATGTACAAAAAGGTACGAACAATCCCGACCCTTCAAGTAGCATGAGAGAGGCAATTCTGTCGTATCGTATCTTGCCTACGATGAATTCGCATCCAATGTGAGCGCACCCATAGCACTTGAAGGTTCGGGATCGTACCTACGTGTTCGCACGACCGAATTTCGTACGAAAACGCATGGAAAGAGAGCGCACCCTTACTTATTACGGTAAGGTTCATCAAAATAGATAGTAGGGTAGGGCAGGGCTTAAAAACTCAGCCGGGCCGCCAGTTTATAGTTACAGTGAAAATTGAGTCCACTATATCAAAATatacgttctggttacactttgtatacagggtgtaaccagaacgccagcaaaacgaagacaggtgatagtactgatgactacttttttttttttttgttacagttactgataagatataacaaaaaatagcgcaaaaaagtgaaaaaataaatcctgtattttctaaaagttcacaatacattacaaataaaacatctgactgacgctagaggtcaacgaacgttgcataAGTAGGACActcgggggggggggggcattgactcgaattttgcaggctatacattgcgggcttgaaaaatacaaaatatttatgtatattggcattggattgtgtttaggtagtatgaTAATAACGCTAAGCttttgttagcgttctggttacacctgatGATTTCTTTTCAGAACTCAAATTCAGCCGGCTTCTTGTTGAACTACGACACGGACATGATCCGCCTCGGTGCTTTGCTGCTAATGTCTACGGCACTCAAGGGTTACATAGGCCATGCCATGAACATCGTGCTTCTCGTCTTACTGACCGTTTATGTTGTGCAGTACCAGCGGACGTTCAACGAACTTGACGTAAGTCATTTTAAGGGTTACGTATGCGCCAGAGCaagaaaggaacccttatagtataaggcttatacgatcactttgttgtcggtctgtctgtcgagATCCGTCAAGAGAATCAAAGAGTATCCTGCTTAGGTATTTCCCGTGACCTagaatttttatataagtagcttaatattcacttaatataaaatactttGATTAAATTCGGTAGACTTGATTAAATCATCAGTTTAGTTTGAAGTTATGATTTACCACAAATCAATTATCGAATTCAATCATCTTTTCCATTGTTTTCAGCACTCTATCCACAAATTAAGCGTCCTCAGAGCTTTTGAGTAAGTATTGTTttgattaaatatatttttaaggaaaaaatccaTTGTATCTTACAAAATCTATTGAAAATTCATTATgaaaatatcacacttcacagttcacactaacattataaaggcgaaagtttgtatgtatgtatgtgtgtgtgtatgtttgttactccttcacgcaaaaatgactggacggattgggctgaaattaagaatggagatagattataccctggattggcacataggctactttttattccggaaaatcaaagagttcccacgcgatttttacATGCACAatctgaaatataaaatatccaGTATTCTATCAATATTAAAAGATTTGTTAAAATTTTTAGACCTTCAAAAAGAATGGAAGAGCCATGGAGTCCCGTGCGGAATGAAATATTGACTTATTCAAGAGGGTAAGTGACAGAAATTGCCGTTAGTGAGTGCGAAACTTTTggttaatatacctacctctaCTAGGTAGAATAGGCACCTAACGCAACTGTTATCCTATTGACTATatttacttatctatactaatattataaagaggaaacctttgtatttttgtatttttgtatgtttgtattgaataggctcaaaaactactggaccgatttcaaaatttcttttaccattacttagagggattcttccgaatccgtataggctatattttatcccggaaaatagataggatttttcgtggtagtgtccacccgtgcgaagccggggcgggtcgctagttaattataaaagtaagtaattataaaaatagatatttaCCACTTATTATTTTCCTTTGGTATATTTTTAGTCCTATAATGAACGGGCTCAATAATGAAGATGAATTACGACGTGGACCAATGAGAGACACTTTAACGGATATTCCTAGGTACTCGTAAGTACACACCTACCTAATTGACACACCTTCAATACTCTAACTCAGTAAAGTCGCTTAGGTTTGATTAACccattatttccgacgctctaaaagttcttggtttaatGTGGTCGCAACATTACAAAGGAACCTATCGCTAAACGATACACACATgccactttgaataaattatttaaaaccgCAATTTTCAAAAGATGCGAAGGAAAAATTGGGTAAGGTTTCTTAGAACCCCGTTCGTTTAGTTACACTCTAcctcatttttttaatttccagcCCTCAGAAGCGATTCGAGGATCCTTGGGTGCCCCAGCCTCACCGCAATGAAATGCTTACAGGATATCCGAGGGGGTATGTGTGAACTTCTAGGGTTAGCGGCAACAGTTGAATTTCGAAATACACGCAGAATTTAGCTTCAGCGTCTTCAATGTATCTAATCGTAGTGTTGTGTTGGTAGTGTATTGCTTGCTTCTCCTGCTTCTTTAGCAGTAGGAAGGCgagcggtgcatatcgcatgctgcacgtcGTACTAAACTGATTTGTTTGGTTTGGTGGATAATAGCGAATTAAGTTTGTTGTTCCTTGTAGGTAtaagatattattaaaaataggtacttaattattctctttttattaactcccgacctaaattgggtgttataagtttgacgtgtgtatctgtatatctatcTTTGGCATCGTAAGCTCCTAAACTtgtaatggaccgattttaatttagtttttttttttgtttgaaaggtggcttgatcgagagtgttcttagctataatccaagaaaatcggttcagccgtttgaaagttatcagctcttttctagttactgaaaccttcacttgtcggaggtgttataaatttttaatttacacttgttattaaaccAACAGTGGTCAATCGAATCCTGCGTTCAACGGTGATGGGTATCGATCGCCAGCGGTGAAAGAAAGTTCGATATCTGAGTAAGTTTCCTGAAGAGCTAGACTCAGACTGAGATCTATGTACCTATAAAGCGAAAATTGAGTTTGCTccgacactgttaaaacgagacagcgttttGTCACTGATATGcttaaatctgtctcattttaaatttttagattgagcaaagtcaaagtatgctctgtagatctcagcctcagagTCCtgcatataatttttatctatatatacttaatattttttaataaataaaattggagtgtctgtctgtaatttcgaaataactaccttatattaagctcatatggttatttgaacaatatcataactgaatcacacgtttttaaaatttttgtctgtctgtctgtctgtctgtttgaaaaagctaatctttggaacggctgaaccgatttcgacgggattttcacagacaagtagagaattagCCAGGGagaaacataggctacttttttaaccgacttacaaaaagggagttgtgtttttctacctatgaacaccgaaatctccgagatttctgaaccgatttgcgtaatttttttttaatcgatagaggaactttgtgacattggttcataaaaaaattggattccaactcctcaatcctgattcTGCAGGGGACCacaccatcaatactgatgggcTTAAGAAACTGTAGGTTATAAATTCGGGACGGGCTATTAggtacggataggctacttttgtcctgggaaatcaaaagttcccacgggatttgagaccctaaatccacgcgggcgaagctgcgggcatcagctagtacataggtaatatattcggcaataaattaaataattttttactttttagtgtttgtggttattgaagtagGTTTTAATGGTTATATCATAGTGCCCGTTAAGTATGGCCTTATCAGTGAAAATCTTAAATTATACATAATTCTGAAAGGCGCGGTGCCTTTGCTAGGGCAGGGAGTGGTTAATAAAGTTGCATATGAGTATTACGGTGCCTAAATCGGTCCTCGCTATCGGTAAAGAAAAATGTGGCGGATTCGATAagaataataagtataataagagAGTAGGTACCCGGGAGTATTTAGTGGCAAGCTGGGCCGGCTGCGCAGCCAGTGCGCCACTCTGCGCGTGCGGGAGGACGCACGGCACGGCTCAGATTCGATTTTgtgtcaaaatattaattttaatccaAAAAAAAGTGCCTAGTTTTCCAAAATCTTttgcagtaagtaggtactgctAAGGCGATTCATTCAGCCACTGCTCTAAAACCATTAATATTTCACCGTATATGAATAACTATTATGATTATCTTACAGCCGCCCTCTCGATCGTTCCCAATCGTGGCTGCACAACTCCGGAGCCGGTATGGGCTCACGGCCGTTTTCTTATCTGGAGGACCGTCAGCGACCCATGCCAGTGAAATCTCCCACGACTCCTGCGAACGAGCCTCAGTGGCGCCGCGACGCCTGGGTGTCCGCACCACCAGTACCTGAGCCCGACTACAGTCCTCCGCCTCGGAAGCTCAAATCGGCACTCAAGTCCAATTATGTGTAACAACGGATGCCCACGTCTTCAATCACGAGGATTTAGAGTTTAAAATAGTATTAAATAGAGACACGAGAAGAACCGaaagattttattattcaagTAACCTTTTACAAGTTAAAACAAATTAGTTACAAAGTTTTGCAAGTTAAAATTAGTTATAAATTACCTACACACTTACTACCTACCAATTACCAACTCTGTCATAACACATGattccattaaaaattaaacttttttgtcAAAGCATACCGTTTTTGATGTTCGACTgtcagtacctacttaaatcacTGATTATTCAAGTGCTGGAAAATCGA contains:
- the LOC123880270 gene encoding uncharacterized protein LOC123880270, with translation MTSNGKNRLPPELVTTTCLSGGLAIVLSLTNIVLSILVIVYRQNCSVAETQHNGAEYFLIIMIKTYILHEDCAHSLQVENLTKAESVFILSIIILVFAFINFLTAVTVISVVNHDERIRNVDVFIYVYLGSSLALLVVDITLGVHFGMDHEYLKKTLNSNSAGFLLNYDTDMIRLGALLLMSTALKGYIGHAMNIVLLVLLTVYVVQYQRTFNELDHSIHKLSVLRAFEPSKRMEEPWSPVRNEILTYSRGPIMNGLNNEDELRRGPMRDTLTDIPSPQKRFEDPWVPQPHRNEMLTGYPRGGQSNPAFNGDGYRSPAVKESSISDRPLDRSQSWLHNSGAGMGSRPFSYLEDRQRPMPVKSPTTPANEPQWRRDAWVSAPPVPEPDYSPPPRKLKSALKSNYV